One segment of Pasteurella skyensis DNA contains the following:
- the ppc gene encoding phosphoenolpyruvate carboxylase, with translation MPSKDTLSSNIHMLGEFLGETIRDAQGSEILDLIENIRVLSKASRSGDEKAREQLLDTLSNISTEKVVPVARAFSHFLNLTNIAEQYQTIARNSENTSFGECSLGKLFKRLKEENVPVEKVIQTVEKLLIELVLTAHPTEVTRRSLVGKHVEINRCLSRLEHNDLPESEVIRLKRRLMQMIALAWHTNEIRTQRPTPIDEAKWGMAVIESSLWKAVPEFCRQLNFHLEKNFGVQHQVGLAPVRFSSWMGGDRDGNPFVTHKTTRTVLAMSRWKAAELFLNDIRKLAEELSIVRCTPEFSEKYGVHLEPYRVVVKGLRTKLIKTVAYYTEVLEDKPLTIRKKEIITCDEQLWEPLYDCYQSLHACGMRIVANGELLNILRRIRCFGVGLSRLDIRQESTRHEMAIAEITRYIGLGDYSQWIEEDKQAFLVRELNSRRPLIPKNWTPSEETQEILETCKVVAEQPEGVISAYVISMAREASDVLAVHLLLKEAGCKFTIPVTPLFETLDDLDRSEKVMAQLFNIGWYRGVIENKQMVMIGYSDSAKDAGMLAASWAQYRAQEVLVKLAEKYSIELTLFHGRGGTIGRGGAPAHAALFSQPPRSLKNGLRVTEQGEMIRFKLGLPAVAVESLELYASAILEANIFPPPEPKQEWRDIMERGSDISCEAYRHIVRGEADFVPYFRSATPEQELGKLPLGSRPAKRNPKGGVESLRAIPWIFAWMQNRLMLPAWLGAGVALRQLMEEGNREALSEMCEKWPFFSTRIGMLEMVFTKTDLWLAEHYDQRLVDPQLHHLGKTLREQLRSDVKTIIELAHSDRLMGDLPEVAESIRLRNVYTDPLNLLQVELLHRLRAQQESRDPILEQALMITITGIAAGMRNTG, from the coding sequence ATGCCGAGTAAGGATACTCTCAGTAGTAATATTCATATGCTAGGAGAGTTTTTAGGGGAAACCATTCGAGATGCTCAAGGAAGTGAGATTCTTGATTTAATTGAGAATATTCGAGTATTATCGAAAGCTTCTCGTTCTGGTGATGAGAAAGCAAGAGAGCAGTTGTTAGATACGCTTTCCAATATATCGACAGAAAAAGTCGTGCCTGTGGCTCGTGCATTTAGTCATTTTTTAAATTTAACCAATATTGCAGAGCAGTATCAAACTATTGCTCGTAATAGTGAAAATACCTCTTTTGGTGAATGTTCTTTAGGTAAATTATTTAAACGGTTAAAAGAAGAAAATGTACCTGTTGAAAAAGTGATACAGACCGTTGAAAAACTCTTAATTGAACTTGTGTTAACCGCTCATCCAACAGAGGTTACTCGTCGTTCTTTAGTGGGAAAACACGTAGAAATTAATCGTTGTTTAAGTCGATTAGAGCATAACGATTTGCCAGAATCTGAAGTGATTCGTTTAAAGCGTCGCTTAATGCAGATGATTGCATTAGCTTGGCACACCAATGAAATTCGTACTCAGCGACCAACGCCTATTGATGAAGCAAAATGGGGAATGGCGGTGATTGAAAGTAGTTTATGGAAGGCTGTCCCTGAATTTTGTCGTCAATTAAACTTTCATTTAGAGAAAAATTTTGGTGTGCAACATCAAGTAGGTTTAGCGCCAGTTCGTTTTTCTTCTTGGATGGGAGGAGATCGAGATGGTAATCCGTTTGTTACCCATAAAACAACTCGTACTGTATTAGCAATGAGTCGTTGGAAAGCGGCAGAACTCTTTTTAAATGATATTAGAAAATTAGCAGAGGAATTGTCTATTGTACGTTGTACTCCTGAATTTAGTGAGAAATACGGCGTACATTTAGAACCTTATCGAGTGGTAGTCAAAGGGTTACGTACCAAATTAATAAAAACAGTGGCTTACTATACGGAAGTTTTAGAAGATAAACCGTTAACTATTCGTAAAAAAGAGATTATCACTTGTGATGAGCAGTTGTGGGAACCGCTCTATGACTGTTATCAATCTTTACACGCTTGTGGAATGCGAATTGTGGCAAATGGTGAATTATTAAATATTTTACGCCGTATTCGTTGTTTTGGTGTGGGATTGTCTCGTTTGGATATTCGTCAAGAGAGTACTCGTCACGAAATGGCAATTGCTGAAATTACTCGTTATATTGGGTTAGGTGATTATTCTCAGTGGATTGAAGAAGATAAACAAGCATTTTTGGTGCGTGAATTAAATTCTCGCCGTCCGCTTATTCCAAAAAATTGGACTCCAAGTGAAGAGACTCAAGAGATTTTAGAGACTTGTAAAGTGGTTGCTGAACAGCCTGAAGGTGTTATTTCTGCCTATGTGATTTCAATGGCGAGAGAGGCTTCAGATGTATTGGCGGTGCATTTATTATTAAAAGAAGCAGGTTGTAAATTTACGATTCCTGTTACACCTTTATTTGAAACCCTTGATGATTTAGATCGATCTGAAAAGGTAATGGCACAGTTGTTTAATATTGGTTGGTATCGTGGCGTAATCGAAAATAAACAAATGGTAATGATTGGTTATTCAGATTCTGCAAAAGATGCTGGAATGCTAGCTGCTTCGTGGGCTCAATATAGAGCGCAAGAAGTTTTGGTTAAGTTGGCTGAGAAATATAGTATTGAACTTACCTTGTTTCATGGTCGAGGTGGTACTATTGGTCGAGGCGGTGCGCCTGCTCATGCTGCATTATTCTCACAACCACCACGTTCACTGAAAAATGGTTTACGAGTAACAGAGCAAGGGGAAATGATCCGCTTTAAGTTAGGTTTACCTGCCGTTGCGGTTGAGAGTTTAGAACTTTATGCTAGTGCTATTTTGGAAGCAAATATTTTCCCTCCACCAGAACCAAAACAAGAGTGGCGTGACATAATGGAGCGAGGATCTGATATTTCCTGTGAAGCTTATCGTCATATTGTGCGAGGAGAGGCTGATTTTGTTCCTTATTTCCGTAGTGCTACACCAGAACAAGAGCTAGGAAAATTACCTTTAGGGTCTCGTCCAGCGAAAAGAAATCCTAAGGGAGGAGTTGAAAGTTTGCGTGCGATTCCGTGGATTTTTGCGTGGATGCAAAACCGTTTAATGTTACCCGCATGGTTGGGAGCGGGGGTTGCATTACGTCAATTGATGGAAGAAGGGAATCGGGAAGCGTTGTCTGAAATGTGTGAAAAATGGCCTTTCTTTTCTACTCGTATTGGTATGTTGGAGATGGTTTTCACAAAAACAGACTTATGGTTAGCAGAGCATTATGATCAACGTTTGGTTGATCCACAATTACATCATTTAGGTAAGACATTACGAGAGCAGTTAAGATCTGATGTAAAAACTATTATAGAGTTGGCTCACAGTGATCGCTTAATGGGAGATCTTCCTGAAGTGGCTGAATCGATACGATTACGTAACGTTTATACTGATCCTTTAAATTTATTGCAAGTAGAGTTATTACATCGTTTACGTGCTCAGCAGGAAAGCAGAGATCCTATTTTAGAGCAGGCATTGATGATTACTATTACTGGAATTGCAGCAGGAATGCGCAATACGGGATAG
- a CDS encoding ABC transporter permease, producing the protein MQNLTGFYTLVYKETKRVFRIWRQTLIPPMITTTLYFFIFGKLIGTRIGEMGGVSYVQFIAPGLIMMSAITAAYGNAASSFFLSKYSKHIEELLVSPLSTHTIIAGYVGGSIVRAGIVGFLVTSVALCFVSYDIYSWLAIFVIMQMTIVMFALAGLVNAIYAKSFDEINVIPTFILTPLTYLGGVFYSLSLLSDFWQGVSKFNPIMYMVNGFRYGFLGISDVPIYYAFTVLSAFIIGLYLSVYHLIEKGVGLRS; encoded by the coding sequence ATGCAAAATTTAACAGGATTTTATACTTTAGTATATAAAGAAACAAAACGGGTTTTTCGTATTTGGCGACAAACACTGATTCCACCAATGATTACCACAACATTATACTTTTTTATTTTTGGTAAATTGATTGGAACACGTATTGGAGAGATGGGGGGCGTGAGTTATGTACAATTTATTGCTCCTGGTTTGATTATGATGTCTGCCATTACCGCAGCTTACGGAAATGCGGCTTCATCATTTTTCTTGAGTAAATATTCCAAACATATTGAAGAGTTATTGGTTTCTCCACTTTCCACCCATACGATTATTGCTGGTTATGTGGGAGGGAGTATAGTACGAGCAGGTATTGTAGGATTCTTAGTAACGTCGGTAGCTCTTTGTTTTGTTTCTTATGATATTTATTCGTGGTTAGCGATTTTTGTGATTATGCAAATGACAATTGTGATGTTTGCTTTAGCAGGATTAGTGAATGCGATTTATGCCAAAAGTTTTGATGAAATTAATGTTATTCCAACTTTTATTTTAACGCCTCTAACTTATTTAGGTGGTGTGTTTTATTCTCTCTCTTTGCTTTCTGATTTTTGGCAAGGGGTGTCAAAGTTTAATCCTATAATGTATATGGTAAATGGTTTTCGTTATGGATTTTTAGGTATTAGTGATGTACCTATTTATTATGCTTTTACTGTTTTAAGTGCTTTTATTATAGGGTTATATCTATCAGTTTATCATTTAATTGAAAAAGGTGTGGGCTTAAGATCTTAA